In Streptomyces sp. NBC_00704, a genomic segment contains:
- a CDS encoding aromatic acid exporter family protein, with amino-acid sequence MEWMRKAARPVRRTAGAVVPAARRAWEGPGRERDLMVQASKAALAAWLAWAVVGWWLAAPMAFVAPWVAVVLVESTVYRSVAHGLQQLAAIAVGTATATAVALLLHSTMITMALVLPAVLLLGQWQRLGSQGVYAATGALFVLTNGPVTVAASAARIAEAVFGAVVGVAVNVLIRPPVYLRDARAALEDAAGEAQEILDAVADGLAGGEWDGLPVGEWHERALRLGRLVDQARSAIGWSRESMRVNPRGRRARPRLPADEAYSDALGVLDYVALHTAGVTRTVREITESERAARPAPELTRAYSEFLRHTARAVRLYGRTLADPGLPDGHDDDAAAELREAVAELQRTLNDLRRGLPGAVPDDPDALVTYGTLLAQAHRLADLLTQD; translated from the coding sequence ATGGAGTGGATGCGAAAGGCGGCCCGGCCGGTCCGGCGCACCGCCGGCGCGGTCGTGCCGGCGGCACGCCGGGCCTGGGAAGGACCGGGCCGCGAGCGGGACCTGATGGTGCAGGCGAGCAAGGCGGCGCTGGCCGCGTGGCTGGCCTGGGCGGTCGTCGGCTGGTGGCTGGCCGCGCCGATGGCGTTCGTGGCGCCGTGGGTGGCGGTCGTCCTCGTGGAGTCGACGGTGTACCGGTCGGTCGCGCACGGACTTCAGCAGCTCGCCGCGATCGCGGTGGGGACGGCGACAGCGACGGCGGTGGCGCTGCTGCTGCACAGCACGATGATCACGATGGCCCTGGTACTTCCGGCCGTGCTGCTCCTGGGGCAGTGGCAGCGTCTGGGGAGCCAGGGCGTCTACGCCGCCACCGGTGCGCTGTTCGTGCTGACCAACGGTCCCGTGACGGTGGCCGCCTCGGCCGCGCGCATCGCGGAGGCGGTCTTCGGCGCGGTGGTCGGCGTGGCCGTCAACGTGCTGATCCGCCCTCCGGTGTACCTGCGTGACGCCCGCGCCGCGCTGGAGGACGCGGCCGGCGAGGCGCAGGAGATCCTCGACGCCGTGGCCGACGGCCTGGCGGGCGGCGAGTGGGACGGTCTGCCCGTCGGGGAGTGGCACGAGCGCGCCCTGCGTCTGGGCCGGCTGGTCGACCAGGCGCGGTCGGCGATCGGCTGGAGCCGGGAGAGCATGCGCGTCAACCCGCGCGGGCGCCGTGCCCGGCCGCGCCTCCCGGCCGACGAGGCGTACTCCGACGCCCTGGGCGTGCTCGACTACGTGGCCCTGCACACGGCGGGCGTGACCAGGACCGTGCGGGAGATCACGGAGAGCGAGAGGGCGGCCCGGCCGGCCCCGGAGCTGACCCGCGCGTACTCCGAGTTCCTGCGGCACACCGCACGTGCCGTCCGGCTCTACGGACGGACGCTGGCCGACCCGGGCCTTCCGGACGGCCACGACGACGACGCGGCGGCGGAACTGCGCGAGGCCGTCGCCGAGTTGCAGCGCACGCTGAACGACCTGCGCAGGGGGCTGCCGGGCGCCGTGCCCGACGACCCGGACGCGCTGGTCACCTACGGGACGCTGCTGGCCCAGGCGCACCGCCTGGCCGACCTGCTCACCCAGGACTGA
- a CDS encoding DUF6480 family protein, whose translation MTTPDPDPTRTPSIDPGGGVPPGETPPAEGGTYGISHPEPPEQRRGWAAMPLALIAVVVVLVAAGLIAMAVALIV comes from the coding sequence ATGACGACTCCCGACCCGGACCCGACGCGGACCCCGTCGATCGACCCGGGCGGCGGTGTGCCCCCTGGCGAGACCCCGCCCGCCGAGGGCGGAACGTACGGCATCTCCCATCCGGAGCCGCCTGAACAGCGCAGGGGATGGGCCGCGATGCCGCTCGCGCTGATCGCGGTCGTGGTGGTGCTGGTGGCCGCCGGCCTGATCGCGATGGCGGTGGCGTTGATCGTGTGA